CGGTAGCTCATAACCTCTATGCCTGGGCCTACCCAGGTGCTGCCGGTATTCTGGCTGACTCCGAGACCTTGCTGACGCATCCGACCAACCAGGGAGCGATCAAGAATCTGGAAACCCGGATCCACAACATGGACCTGTTGCTCAACTCGGTGAATAACGACCTTGCGAAGGTCTCCGCACAGCTCGATCTTTCGCCTCAGAAGGTGAATTTGAGCCCACTGACGGACATGCCATCGTTTGTCAGAGCGCAGCTTTCGTCGTAGGTCGGTACTGGCTTGCAACGGAAGCCAGCACGCCATTCAGGAACTTCGGTGAGTCCTCGGTCGAGAGTAGGTCCCCGAGGCGGAGTGCCTCGGCGATGATGACTGAGGTCGGGAGTTCGCTCTTGAATCGTAGCTCCCACACACCCAGCATTAAGATCGATCGATCAACCGGATTGAGTCGGGTGATCGTCCAGTCGTAGAGGTGCTCGCTGATCGTGGCGTCGATAACGCTTCGCTGGTCATCGATGGCCGCGATCCGTTCGGTGACGAACGCGGGGTAGGAGCGTGCCTTGTCGCCGAGCACCGCCATGGGGCTGATCTGGCGCAAGAGCGACTCGTAGATAATGGCCACCACCTGCTCCCGGAGGACTCGAGAGTGCTCGATTGCATCCTGATGGGAATGGTGCTGACTCATGATTTAGGCACGAGTGAGATAGTCGCCACTGCGGGTGTCGACCTTGATGCGGTCCCCCTGGTTCACGAAGAGGGGAACCTGGAGCACGTGCCCGGTCTCGAGTGTGGCTGGCTTGCGCGCACCCGAGACACGATCGCCTTGGATACCTGGTTCCGTTTCGGTGATGGTGAGCTCAACGGCAGCCGGAAGTTCGACGCCAACGATGGCTCCCTCGTAGGTCGAGATAGTGGCAGTGGCGTTCTCAATCAGGAAGTTCTTGGCGTTGCCAAGCGCTGCCTCGGGTACGTTGAGCTGTTCATAGGTTTGTGAATCCATAAAGATGTAGTCCACACCATCGTTGTAGAGG
This Ferrimicrobium sp. DNA region includes the following protein-coding sequences:
- the nusB gene encoding transcription antitermination factor NusB, whose translation is MSQHHSHQDAIEHSRVLREQVVAIIYESLLRQISPMAVLGDKARSYPAFVTERIAAIDDQRSVIDATISEHLYDWTITRLNPVDRSILMLGVWELRFKSELPTSVIIAEALRLGDLLSTEDSPKFLNGVLASVASQYRPTTKAAL
- the efp gene encoding elongation factor P, with amino-acid sequence MSVSTTTNDLKNGMTLEISDGLFTVIEFQHVKPGKGGAFVRTKLKNLRTGAVIDRTYRADEKIEQAIIDKREMQYLYNDGVDYIFMDSQTYEQLNVPEAALGNAKNFLIENATATISTYEGAIVGVELPAAVELTITETEPGIQGDRVSGARKPATLETGHVLQVPLFVNQGDRIKVDTRSGDYLTRA